The DNA region CCGATTCAAATCGTCACCAATAACTTTTTATACGATCTTTCTCAGTCCACTACACCCACCGATCATGTGGATGATGAACTCATCAAAAAACCCAAGAAATGGGATATTGCCGATATTAAAAACTTTATGCTTATCGTTGGACCTACGAGTTCGGTGTTTGATTATATTACATTTGGTGTGATGATTTATATCTTTGATGCGTGGCATAATGAAGCACTGTTCCAAACAGGATGGTTTGTGGAGTCTCTCATCTCGCAAACACTGATTGTGCACATTATACGAACCGACAAAATTCCATTTTTTCAAAGTACCGCAAGTTTGCCGGTTATCTTGATGACGGCAAGCATTATGTGTTTGGGAATTTGGTTACCTTTTTCTCCATTTGCCGCATCCTTAGGACTGGTTGCCTTGCCTACTGAGTATTGGAGTATTTTAGGTGTAATGATGATAGGGTATATCTTTTTAACGCAAAGTGTTAAAATGTACTACATCAAAAAATTTGCTAGAATTTAAAACGGGGCGTATAAAGAGGAGTTCATATTGGGAAATTTTACAGAAGAAATGGGGATGGAAGAAGAGAGTACCGCAAAGACCAAAAGAGCTGTTAACAAAAGTATTTGGGTCAGTGCTTTTGTCAACCTCTGTTTATCTATTTGCCAAGTTATTATTGGTATTGTATCAGGTTCACAGGGTTTGATTGCTGATGGTATTCACTCTTTATCAGATCTAGGCGCTGATTTTGTCGCCCTTGTGGCTGCATGGAAAAGCCAAAAGAAGGCAGATACCCATTACCATTATGGTTATAAACGCTATGAAAACTTAGCTTCTATGATTTTAGGGGGATTGCTTTTAGTAGTGGGCATTGGCATGGTCTGGTCGGCGGTGCATAAACTACAATCTCCTGAGTCTATTCCAACGGTGCATCTGATAGCACTTTGGACAGCGCTCGGTTCATTGATGGCGAAAGAGTTGCTCTTTCGTTATATGTTAGCCGTCGCCCAAAAAGTAAAATCAAGCATGTTAATTGCTAACGCTTGGCATGCTAGATCGGACGCGGCATCGTCTTTGGTTGTATCCATCGGTATTATTGGGAACCTTGCGGGTTTTCCCATTCTTGATCCTATTGCAGCTTTGATTGTTGGGTTTGGTGTAAGTAAAATGGGATGGAAGTTTTTATGGGATGCAACGCAAGATTTGTTAGATAAATCCATCAGCGAAGATCAAGTAGCTGCTATTGCTGCTGAAATTGCTGCAACGCCAGGCGTTATCGGATTTCACCAGTTAAAAACACGTAA from Sulfurospirillum diekertiae includes:
- a CDS encoding cation diffusion facilitator family transporter, coding for MGNFTEEMGMEEESTAKTKRAVNKSIWVSAFVNLCLSICQVIIGIVSGSQGLIADGIHSLSDLGADFVALVAAWKSQKKADTHYHYGYKRYENLASMILGGLLLVVGIGMVWSAVHKLQSPESIPTVHLIALWTALGSLMAKELLFRYMLAVAQKVKSSMLIANAWHARSDAASSLVVSIGIIGNLAGFPILDPIAALIVGFGVSKMGWKFLWDATQDLLDKSISEDQVAAIAAEIAATPGVIGFHQLKTRKAGDLILADVHLDIDGSITVAEGHIIAKAVKANVMSKHPVLYIMIHVDPVLKK